The following are from one region of the Rhodopirellula sp. P2 genome:
- a CDS encoding sugar transferase: MPLLVLSSAGLQSGLLLNSICVATFYIACAAIYGLYPGTGMSPVLELRQSVLAAMAAFAFAIIANFFLATLSLSELTVFCVASVVASLLVPLARLTTRRLCSRTSWWGENAIIVGSGPQGRAIYRYYSRAPQRGLRPIGVVDFAKTASAQDSLDLAGIPYLGSVQRLERLRRKTQARWSIVAPGGCETIDMNEVLSHAGNFSNVLILPSQMQLPSLWSGSRECAGAMGIHLKDHLHNHPARAAKRFVDICISALALGVLSPFILVFILLLKLRDPGPAFYGQTRVGKDGKPFKAWKFRTMVIDADQVLEEYLENDPDMRQEWIEYQKLQNDPRIISGIGSFLRKSSLDELPQLWNVLKGDMSLVGPRPCMTSQTSLYGNVLPLYQRVRPGITGLWQVSGRNKTTYDQRVRFDSYYVTNWSPWLDIYILIHTLKTIALREGAY; the protein is encoded by the coding sequence ATGCCTCTTCTCGTTCTCAGCTCGGCTGGGCTTCAATCAGGGCTGCTACTCAACAGCATTTGCGTCGCGACATTTTACATCGCATGCGCAGCGATTTACGGCCTGTATCCTGGAACTGGAATGAGTCCGGTGCTTGAATTGCGACAGTCTGTTCTTGCCGCGATGGCCGCCTTCGCTTTCGCAATCATTGCGAACTTTTTCCTAGCGACGCTCAGCCTGAGCGAATTAACCGTCTTTTGCGTCGCCTCGGTTGTTGCATCGCTGCTCGTACCGCTGGCTCGACTAACGACCCGGCGTCTTTGCTCACGAACAAGCTGGTGGGGCGAAAACGCGATCATTGTCGGCTCGGGCCCTCAAGGTCGAGCGATCTACCGATACTATTCTCGTGCCCCTCAACGTGGCCTACGTCCAATTGGCGTCGTTGACTTTGCCAAGACAGCTTCCGCTCAGGATTCCCTCGATTTGGCTGGCATACCGTATTTAGGTTCCGTGCAAAGATTGGAGCGTTTGCGTCGAAAAACACAAGCTCGTTGGTCGATTGTTGCACCTGGCGGGTGTGAAACAATCGACATGAACGAGGTCCTCTCCCATGCCGGCAATTTCTCCAACGTTCTGATTCTCCCCTCCCAGATGCAGCTTCCTAGCCTCTGGTCAGGATCGCGGGAGTGCGCGGGTGCCATGGGGATCCACCTGAAGGATCATTTGCACAACCACCCCGCGAGAGCCGCTAAGCGATTCGTCGACATTTGTATTTCCGCCCTCGCGCTGGGCGTTCTTTCTCCGTTCATCCTCGTCTTCATTCTCCTGCTGAAGTTGCGTGATCCAGGCCCCGCCTTCTATGGGCAAACACGGGTCGGCAAAGACGGCAAGCCCTTCAAGGCCTGGAAGTTTCGAACCATGGTCATCGACGCCGACCAAGTCCTGGAAGAATATCTCGAAAACGACCCCGACATGCGTCAGGAATGGATCGAATACCAGAAACTGCAGAACGACCCTCGAATCATTTCTGGCATTGGCTCATTCCTTCGGAAGTCGAGCCTTGACGAACTGCCTCAATTGTGGAATGTCCTGAAAGGAGACATGAGCCTGGTAGGACCAAGGCCATGCATGACCTCTCAAACGTCACTCTATGGCAACGTGCTTCCCCTCTACCAGCGCGTCCGTCCAGGAATCACCGGCCTCTGGCAAGTCTCAGGCAGAAACAAAACAACCTACGACCAACGCGTCCGCTTCGACAGCTACTACGTCACGAATTGGTCTCCTTGGCTCGACATCTACATTTTGATTCACACCTTGAAAACAATTGCACTCCGGGAAGGTGCCTATTGA
- a CDS encoding radical SAM protein — protein sequence MIQPCFEQTNYWNFVESAKAIGAKATAPPLGLMTVAALLPQQWEFRIADQNVAPVEESDWEWADVICTGGMLPQQPGILHWVERANAEGKFVVVGGPDPTSQPQIYQDADAVVVGEGELTIPMWLDAWRDGNPKGQFESPHKPDVTTTPTPRFDLVDFNDYLHVGVQSSRGCPYNCEFCDIIELFGRRPRVKNPDQFLAELQRLYDLGYRGWVDFTDDNFIGNRKLIKPLLVALKQWNEEHNYPFVFSTEASINLADDKELLELMRDVQFRYVFLGIESPDEETLIHTQKRINTVHPIIDRVRTIYDHGISVAAGLIIGFDTDKPGTDGPMIRFIQESGITLSMVGLLSALPNTQLTRRLSKERRLIDSEHNWIQDPGAKYELRSVESKDQTISGMNFVTTRDRVEIYQELRNIIENVYSPRAFMDRVIDTAARIKIVNKHVPNAWEFRRMFKGFRTIAWRMLRDKRTRSLYIRNFVRAAMMGPTKFEYAHTVMGSFLHFDLQTQKMLEALDVSIDFAKHHAKYPRSVADMPAMATQSQVVSLPLAQSEGCPPPN from the coding sequence ATGATCCAGCCCTGCTTCGAACAAACCAACTACTGGAATTTCGTTGAAAGCGCCAAAGCGATTGGCGCGAAAGCCACCGCACCGCCACTGGGCCTGATGACCGTCGCGGCCTTGTTGCCCCAGCAATGGGAATTTCGGATCGCGGACCAAAACGTCGCGCCGGTGGAGGAATCCGATTGGGAATGGGCCGACGTGATTTGCACGGGAGGCATGCTGCCCCAGCAACCTGGCATCCTGCACTGGGTGGAACGCGCCAACGCGGAGGGAAAGTTCGTCGTCGTCGGTGGACCGGACCCAACCAGCCAACCACAGATCTACCAAGACGCCGATGCGGTCGTCGTTGGCGAAGGTGAACTGACCATCCCGATGTGGCTGGATGCCTGGCGAGATGGCAATCCCAAAGGTCAATTTGAATCACCGCACAAACCCGATGTGACCACGACGCCGACGCCGCGTTTCGACTTGGTGGACTTCAATGACTACCTGCACGTCGGGGTGCAATCCTCCCGAGGCTGCCCGTACAACTGCGAATTCTGCGACATCATCGAGCTGTTCGGCCGGCGTCCTCGCGTCAAAAATCCCGATCAGTTCCTCGCCGAACTGCAACGACTTTATGACTTGGGCTACCGAGGCTGGGTCGACTTCACGGACGACAACTTCATTGGCAATCGCAAACTGATCAAACCGTTGCTGGTTGCGCTCAAGCAATGGAACGAAGAACACAATTACCCGTTTGTGTTCTCCACCGAAGCCAGCATCAATCTCGCCGACGACAAAGAACTGCTGGAACTGATGCGAGACGTTCAGTTCCGCTACGTCTTCCTGGGAATCGAGTCCCCTGATGAGGAAACGTTGATTCACACGCAAAAACGAATCAACACCGTGCATCCGATCATCGATCGAGTGCGAACGATCTACGACCACGGGATCTCCGTCGCGGCCGGGTTGATCATCGGATTTGACACCGACAAACCGGGCACCGATGGCCCCATGATCCGTTTCATCCAAGAAAGCGGCATCACACTATCGATGGTGGGCTTGTTGTCAGCGCTCCCCAACACACAGCTCACCCGGCGGCTATCCAAAGAACGTCGTCTGATTGATTCCGAACACAATTGGATTCAAGACCCGGGCGCTAAATACGAGCTTCGAAGTGTGGAGTCCAAGGATCAAACGATCAGCGGAATGAACTTCGTCACCACACGAGATCGAGTGGAGATCTACCAAGAGCTTCGCAACATCATTGAAAACGTCTACTCGCCGCGAGCCTTCATGGACCGGGTGATCGACACGGCGGCGCGAATCAAAATCGTCAACAAACATGTGCCCAACGCATGGGAATTCCGCCGCATGTTCAAGGGGTTCCGGACCATCGCCTGGCGAATGCTTCGCGACAAACGCACGCGATCGCTTTACATTCGCAACTTTGTTCGTGCAGCCATGATGGGGCCGACCAAGTTCGAATACGCGCATACCGTCATGGGCAGCTTCCTGCATTTTGATCTGCAGACCCAGAAGATGCTGGAGGCCCTCGATGTTTCCATCGACTTCGCCAAGCACCACGCCAAATACCCGCGAAGCGTCGCCGACATGCCAGCCATGGCCACCCAAAGCCAAGTCGTCTCGCTACCACTCGCACAATCCGAGGGCTGTCCCCCTCCCAACTAA
- a CDS encoding lipopolysaccharide biosynthesis protein produces MKVGNRPSLRSNMLHSGIANAIFALTQWGIVIVIGRFGTAEQMGVMVVATALVTPVFMFAQMAMRDGHAVDDLDEFNRVDYMALRTFSSLCAIGVVGVLLLTYLDGSSLLTKAVVASFAMVKLVGAHTNMNHGIFQREERLDYVAASTVSRGLLGFGGFAGYFWFSRSLPLSLLVEAVLWWICLRLVDKRLLSRLHAEVRLGEILAVSPSKLFQLAKWMLPLGFAVMLMNGATSVPVLVLQRHVDLATVGIFGAIAYINVGLNTFSGAIGTASAARLRRLYRNGNKFDFQRFSGRLTALSAFLGSLVWIGAYFFGDLALRLLYGTEYVRSDIFHISILAAALRISAAPLQFAITAGQAFWHRLLGNGITLLVAILASLCLIPSHGAIGAAWALVALSIVNLILTAVSFSSVLSGIPLQESVPEKSSLTEAVDL; encoded by the coding sequence ATGAAGGTAGGAAACCGCCCCTCACTGCGTAGCAATATGTTGCATTCCGGAATCGCTAACGCGATTTTCGCGTTAACGCAGTGGGGCATCGTGATAGTCATTGGGCGGTTCGGAACAGCTGAGCAGATGGGGGTAATGGTGGTCGCCACCGCACTTGTTACTCCTGTTTTCATGTTCGCACAGATGGCAATGCGAGACGGTCACGCGGTCGACGATCTGGATGAATTCAATCGAGTCGACTACATGGCACTAAGAACGTTTTCTTCGTTATGTGCAATTGGAGTTGTTGGAGTCCTTTTGCTCACCTACCTGGACGGATCAAGCCTGCTCACGAAAGCCGTTGTGGCCTCCTTCGCCATGGTGAAACTGGTGGGGGCTCATACGAACATGAATCACGGGATTTTCCAGCGAGAGGAGAGACTAGATTACGTGGCTGCTTCAACAGTATCGCGGGGCCTCCTCGGATTTGGGGGTTTCGCAGGATACTTCTGGTTCTCCCGAAGCCTGCCGTTGTCTTTACTCGTCGAGGCCGTCCTTTGGTGGATTTGCCTTAGATTGGTTGACAAGCGTTTGCTTTCTCGCCTGCATGCAGAGGTTCGGCTGGGTGAAATCTTAGCTGTTTCACCTTCTAAGCTATTCCAGCTTGCAAAATGGATGCTTCCGCTCGGTTTCGCGGTAATGCTAATGAATGGTGCGACGAGTGTGCCGGTACTTGTCCTGCAGCGTCATGTAGACCTAGCAACCGTCGGCATTTTTGGCGCAATTGCTTATATCAATGTTGGATTAAATACCTTCAGCGGTGCCATTGGCACTGCGTCTGCGGCTAGGCTGCGACGACTGTATCGAAATGGAAACAAGTTTGATTTCCAGCGTTTTAGCGGAAGATTGACAGCATTGTCAGCTTTCCTTGGCTCGCTTGTATGGATCGGTGCCTATTTCTTTGGAGACCTGGCGCTAAGGTTACTCTACGGCACGGAATACGTCCGCAGCGATATCTTCCATATATCTATCCTTGCAGCGGCTTTGCGAATTTCCGCAGCACCTTTGCAATTTGCAATTACCGCTGGCCAAGCTTTCTGGCATCGTCTACTAGGAAATGGCATAACACTTCTTGTTGCTATTCTCGCCTCCCTTTGTCTAATCCCGTCACATGGCGCGATTGGTGCTGCATGGGCGTTGGTTGCCTTGTCAATTGTCAATCTCATTCTTACGGCTGTTTCCTTTTCATCTGTTCTATCCGGCATCCCTTTACAAGAATCGGTTCCCGAAAAATCATCCTTGACCGAAGCTGTGGACCTATGA
- a CDS encoding glycosyltransferase family 4 protein — MTTLRTQDEKGLPNPTTEPNGIKILHVCETAKGGIATYLRIMHHATSNEFEHHVVLPEHHRKELQDLERTTTFLSETRSLIRLFKFLSATWRASREQAPDIFFFHSSFALAALACSRFRLKRQPMIYCPHGWAALQFPDHSLKRKTVSFVEYRLSKLADVVINISGHEQGFCRQRYPKVNAVLVENAVESREAMILSSPIQKLENHLNILFVGRLDRQKGFDILLLAFKDARNARPDLHLHVVGESVLANPGSDGNTEETPGVTFYGWKSPTEVQSFINDSDIVVVPSRWEGFGLVVAEAYRSGTPVLVSDRCALPELVIPNRTGWVIPFDQRKWSESLARLKKSELAEMQHCCTSLYETRFHSSRFGRELDILFRQLLERK, encoded by the coding sequence TTGACAACTTTGCGTACACAAGACGAAAAAGGGCTTCCAAACCCGACGACTGAACCCAATGGCATCAAGATTCTGCATGTCTGCGAAACCGCGAAAGGTGGAATTGCAACTTACCTGCGAATTATGCACCATGCGACTTCGAACGAATTCGAACATCACGTCGTCCTACCAGAGCACCACAGGAAAGAACTGCAGGACCTAGAAAGAACTACAACCTTCCTTTCGGAAACCCGGTCATTGATCAGACTATTCAAGTTTCTCTCAGCAACTTGGCGAGCGTCGCGTGAACAAGCTCCAGACATTTTCTTCTTTCACAGCAGCTTCGCACTAGCTGCGTTAGCCTGTTCACGGTTCCGCTTGAAACGCCAACCGATGATTTACTGCCCTCACGGATGGGCTGCATTGCAATTTCCTGACCATTCACTGAAGCGAAAAACCGTCAGTTTCGTCGAATATCGCCTATCTAAGTTGGCCGATGTTGTTATCAATATTTCCGGACACGAACAAGGCTTTTGTCGACAGCGTTATCCTAAAGTGAACGCTGTACTTGTTGAGAACGCAGTCGAATCTCGTGAAGCGATGATCCTATCGTCTCCAATCCAAAAACTTGAAAACCATCTGAACATTCTTTTTGTGGGGCGACTGGACAGGCAAAAAGGCTTTGATATTCTCTTGCTAGCCTTCAAAGATGCAAGAAATGCTCGCCCCGACCTTCACCTTCACGTCGTCGGCGAATCTGTGCTTGCAAACCCTGGCTCTGACGGGAATACCGAAGAGACTCCCGGTGTTACATTTTACGGTTGGAAATCTCCTACCGAAGTCCAGTCTTTCATCAATGACAGCGATATCGTCGTAGTTCCCTCTCGGTGGGAAGGCTTCGGCCTCGTGGTAGCTGAAGCTTATCGATCCGGTACCCCGGTCCTTGTCAGCGATCGTTGTGCCCTGCCGGAATTGGTAATCCCCAACAGAACCGGATGGGTGATACCCTTCGACCAACGCAAATGGTCTGAATCGCTCGCAAGACTAAAAAAGTCAGAATTGGCGGAAATGCAACACTGCTGCACGTCTCTGTACGAGACGCGATTCCATTCTTCTCGGTTCGGCCGCGAATTAGACATCCTGTTTCGCCAGCTCCTGGAACGCAAATGA
- a CDS encoding sulfotransferase domain-containing protein, which yields MIIPNFVICGAPKAGTSSLHTWIADHPEALGSLEKETYYCVDLHTHMYRKNANISSGLKGYESFFSLKPGTKPHIILESTPAYMYYDTALTQIPDLPSNPKCLFIIREPSQQIYSLFNYFQSNWSWIPAELQFEDYLQMLRKNVGKEQFGGNELAADALKNARYITFLDRWLSKLGPDRMMVRTFDELKMHPTHFVKQIAIWLGLDPAFYDTYHFPRDNETYQVKNRLLQKLNVKIRGKLPKGSAYNAVKDIYRKLNTTTPSTDRNLPHRESLRQLATEYRDYNSELKATFDLDLSGWKH from the coding sequence ATGATTATACCGAACTTCGTGATTTGCGGGGCCCCGAAAGCGGGAACGAGTTCTCTGCACACATGGATTGCCGATCATCCTGAAGCACTAGGATCACTTGAAAAGGAGACCTATTATTGCGTCGACTTGCACACACACATGTACCGCAAGAACGCGAACATATCATCAGGACTCAAGGGCTATGAGTCCTTCTTTTCCTTAAAACCGGGCACAAAGCCCCATATTATTCTTGAATCAACTCCGGCCTACATGTACTACGACACTGCCTTAACTCAAATTCCTGACCTCCCCTCAAACCCTAAGTGCTTGTTCATCATCAGGGAACCTTCGCAGCAAATCTATTCTCTGTTCAACTATTTCCAATCAAACTGGTCATGGATCCCTGCAGAACTGCAGTTTGAAGACTATCTTCAAATGTTGAGAAAGAATGTAGGAAAAGAGCAATTCGGAGGAAATGAATTAGCCGCCGATGCGCTGAAAAACGCTCGTTACATCACTTTTCTTGATCGCTGGTTATCAAAACTTGGCCCCGACCGCATGATGGTACGGACCTTCGATGAGCTCAAAATGCATCCAACTCATTTCGTCAAGCAAATTGCCATCTGGCTAGGACTGGACCCCGCGTTCTATGACACTTACCATTTCCCTCGAGACAACGAAACCTACCAAGTAAAGAACCGCTTGCTACAAAAACTTAACGTAAAAATTCGCGGAAAACTGCCGAAGGGCTCCGCCTACAATGCCGTCAAGGATATCTACCGAAAGCTCAACACGACAACGCCCTCAACCGATAGAAATTTGCCTCACCGCGAATCACTGAGGCAACTCGCCACCGAATACCGCGATTACAACAGCGAACTGAAGGCCACATTTGATCTTGACCTTTCTGGATGGAAACACTGA
- a CDS encoding sulfotransferase family protein, producing MISPSVFLLGAQKCGTTTVADLLSEQSEIFVPSIKETYFFCDESRFARGEEWYHREFYSPKAIGKSTILCDATPFYLTSCEALGRISGFTGPNAKFIVCLRDPVKRAYSAYWHQRRLGNEKLGFTEALQAEEERIRTTRAASGRWWRHAYRTVGQYGQQMDIAFECLGRTHFLILFESDLKEISTLQYRVRKFLDLPERSELASVTRSNNSSMPYSSLVQNLVNRRNPLKHLAQAMLPRQFRTALGIKLLSLNSRSFDYPPMNPMIRAKLREQYEGDFTRLESLGITVPHSWYENAK from the coding sequence ATGATTAGTCCTTCCGTCTTTCTATTAGGTGCGCAAAAATGTGGCACAACAACGGTTGCCGACCTATTGTCAGAGCAATCAGAGATTTTCGTGCCATCGATCAAGGAAACCTATTTTTTTTGTGACGAGTCGAGATTTGCGCGTGGGGAAGAGTGGTACCATCGCGAGTTTTACTCACCAAAAGCAATTGGTAAGTCGACGATTCTTTGTGACGCGACTCCTTTTTACTTAACTTCTTGCGAGGCTCTTGGCCGCATCTCGGGATTCACCGGCCCGAATGCTAAGTTCATCGTTTGTCTACGTGATCCAGTGAAGCGAGCCTACTCTGCTTATTGGCATCAACGCCGACTTGGAAACGAAAAGCTTGGGTTCACGGAGGCGCTACAAGCAGAGGAAGAACGCATAAGAACGACCCGTGCAGCAAGTGGGCGATGGTGGCGTCACGCATACAGAACCGTCGGCCAGTACGGTCAGCAGATGGACATTGCTTTTGAGTGCCTTGGGAGAACGCATTTTCTAATACTGTTCGAATCGGACCTTAAGGAGATCTCTACGCTCCAGTATCGCGTAAGAAAATTCCTGGATCTTCCCGAGCGATCTGAACTGGCCTCCGTCACGCGCTCCAACAACTCTTCGATGCCCTATTCGTCGCTTGTCCAGAATTTGGTCAATCGTCGGAACCCGTTGAAACACCTTGCTCAGGCTATGTTACCACGACAATTTCGAACCGCGTTGGGAATAAAACTATTGTCTTTAAACAGCAGGTCATTCGATTATCCACCGATGAATCCTATGATCCGTGCGAAACTGCGAGAGCAGTACGAAGGCGATTTCACTCGCTTAGAGTCTCTTGGAATCACCGTCCCGCATAGTTGGTACGAAAACGCAAAATGA